A genome region from Triticum aestivum cultivar Chinese Spring chromosome 2B, IWGSC CS RefSeq v2.1, whole genome shotgun sequence includes the following:
- the LOC123040936 gene encoding cytochrome P450 CYP73A100: MAASAPRVAFATAASLAVYWLLKSFLHTPHPALLPAAAALVAVAIAVGAGGKLGGGGAPPGPAAVPVFGNWLQVGNDLNHRFLARLSARYGPVFRLRLGVRNLVVVSDPRLATEVLHTQGVEFGSRPRNVVFDIFTANGADMVFTEYGDHWRRMRRVMTLPFFTARVVQQYRSMWEAEMDDVVSDLRGDSAARGAGVVVRRRLQLMLYNIMYRMMFDARFDSVHDPMFVEATKFNSERSRLAQSFDYNYGDFIPILRPFLRGYLNKCRDLQTRRLAFFNSNYVEKRRKVMDTPGDKDKLRCAIDHILAAEKSGEITPENVMYIVENINVAAIETTLWSIEWALAEVVNHPDVQRKVRGEIRDVLGDDEPITESSISKLAYLQAVIKETLRLHSPIPLLVPHMNLEEASLGGYTIPKGSKVVVNAWWLANNPELWEKPEEFRPERFLGEESNVDATVGGKVDFRFLPFGVGRRSCPGIILALPILALIVGKLVRSFEMVPPPGVDKLDVSEKGGQFSLHIANHSLVAFHPISP; encoded by the coding sequence ATGGCTGCCTCCGCGCCGAGGGTGGCCTTCGCGACGGCGGCCTCTTTGGCCGTGTACTGGCTCCTCAAGTCGTTCCTCCACACACCTCACCCCGCTCTGCTGCCGGCGGCGGCcgccctcgtcgccgtcgccatcgccgtaGGAGCGGGAGGTAaacttggcggcggcggcgctcctcccGGGCCCGCGGCCGTGCCGGTGTTCGGCAACTGGCTGCAGGTGGGCAACGACCTCAACCACCGCTTCCTGGCGCGGTTGTCCGCGCGGTACGGCCCCGTGTTCCGGCTGCGGCTGGGCGTGCGCAACCTGGTGGTGGTGTCGGACCCGCGGCTGGCCACGGAGGTGCTCCACACGCAGGGCGTGGAGTTCGGCTCCCGCCCGCGGAACGTCGTCTTCGACATCTTCACGGCCAACGGCGCCGACATGGTCTTCACCGAGTACGGCGACCACTGGCGCCGCATGCGCCGCGTCATGACGCTGCCCTTCTTCACGGCCCGCGTCGTGCAGCAGTACCGCTCCATGTGGGAGGCCGAGATGGACGACGTGGTGTCCGACCTGCGCGGCGATTCCGCGGCCCGCGGCGCCGGCGTCGTGGTGCGCCGCAGGCTGCAGCTCATGCTCTACAACATCATGTACCGCATGATGTTCGACGCCCGCTTCGACTCCGTCCACGACCCCATGTTCGTGGAGGCCACCAAGTTCAACTCCGAGCGCAGCCGCCTCGCGCAGAGCTTCGACTACAACTACGGCGACTTCATCCCCATCCTCAGGCCCTTCCTGCGTGGCTACCTCAACAAGTGCAGGGACCTGCAGACCAGGAGGCTTGCCTTCTTCAACAGCAACTACGTCGAGAAGAGAAGGAAGGTGATGGACACGCCAGGAGACAAAGACAAGCTGCGATGCGCGATCGACCACATCCTCGCAGCAGAGAAGAGCGGCGAGATCACGCCGGAGAACGTCATGTACATCGTCGAGAACATCAACGTCGCGGCCATCGAGACGACGCTATGGTCCATCGAGTGGGCGCTCGCCGAGGTGGTGAACCACCCGGACGTGCAGCGCAAGGTCCGCGGCGAGATCAGGGACGTGCTCGGCGACGACGAGCCCATCACTGAGTCCAGCATCAGCAAGCTGGCGTACCTGCAGGCCGTCATCAAGGAGACGCTGCGGCTGCACTCCCCCATCCCGCTCCTCGTCCCCCACATGAACCTCGAGGAGGCCAGCCTCGGCGGCTACACCATTCCCAAGGGCTCCAAGGTCGTCGTCAACGCCTGGTGGTTGGCCAACAACCCGGAGCTATGGGAGAAGCCGGAGGAGTTCAGGCCGGAGAGGTTCTTGGGCGAGGAGAGCAACGTGGACGCCACGGTCGGCGGCAAGGTGGACTTCCGGTTCCTCCCGTTTGGCGTGGGCCGGCGCAGCTGCCCCGGCATCATCCTCGCGCTGCCCATCCTGGCGCTCATCGTCGGGAAGCTCGTGAGGAGCTTCGAGATGGTGCCCCCGCCAGGCGTGGACAAGCTCGACGTGAGCGAGAAAGGCGGGCAGTTCAGCCTGCACATTGCCAACCATTCCCTCGTCGCCTTCCACCCCATCTCACCATGA